Proteins encoded together in one Oceanobacillus iheyensis HTE831 window:
- the trpC gene encoding indole-3-glycerol phosphate synthase TrpC, whose product MTFLAKILEEKQTEVNSRKQEKIDFGSRNIPVHSFIQLINQASSLSIIAEIKRASPSKGEIQMDIDPVEQAIKYEQAGASAISVLTDQRFFKGSLNDLQQVSEAVSIPVLCKDFIIDEIQIDDAKDAGASIILLILAALPLERFQELYNYATKQGLEVICEVHTAEELKNALTISPAIIGINNRNLKSFDVDLQTTKQLAQRVDTNKTIIISESGMRTASDATLAAESGAKAILVGETFMRSNQLETDFNNLRVPLVERSI is encoded by the coding sequence ATGACTTTTCTAGCAAAAATCTTAGAGGAAAAGCAAACGGAAGTTAACAGTAGAAAACAAGAGAAAATCGATTTCGGAAGTAGAAATATACCAGTGCACTCGTTTATTCAACTAATCAATCAAGCAAGCTCATTATCTATTATCGCCGAAATAAAACGCGCCTCTCCATCAAAAGGAGAAATTCAAATGGACATTGATCCCGTCGAGCAAGCTATAAAGTATGAGCAAGCAGGTGCATCAGCCATATCTGTATTAACAGATCAACGTTTTTTCAAAGGTTCATTAAACGATTTACAACAAGTAAGTGAAGCCGTTTCAATTCCAGTTCTTTGTAAAGATTTTATTATCGATGAAATTCAAATTGATGATGCAAAAGATGCAGGAGCTTCTATTATTCTGTTAATTCTAGCAGCTTTACCATTAGAGAGATTCCAAGAATTATATAATTATGCTACAAAGCAAGGACTTGAGGTCATATGTGAAGTGCATACAGCAGAAGAATTAAAAAATGCCTTAACGATATCCCCAGCAATCATTGGCATAAATAATCGTAACTTAAAATCTTTTGACGTTGATTTACAAACTACGAAACAATTGGCTCAACGAGTTGATACCAATAAAACGATTATCATCAGTGAAAGCGGCATGAGAACTGCTAGTGATGCAACACTAGCTGCTGAATCTGGAGCAAAAGCGATTTTAGTTGGAGAAACATTTATGAGGTCGAATCAATTAGAAACTGATTTTAATAATCTACGCGTTCCTCTTGTGGAAAGGAGTATATAG
- the trpD gene encoding anthranilate phosphoribosyltransferase, with product MKHSLHKIIERQDLSTEEIKEVFKHCFSQEVSDSELAAILISLKMKGETAEEVAGLSQVIQEHSPFLLNFHQPVMDNCGTGGDRSNSFNISTCSAFVLAGAGVTVAKHGNRSVSSQTGSADVLEKLGVSLAFTKEQVNEMLDKNQIAFLFAQHVHPTLKQVGKVRKDLRIPTIFNFIGPLTNPVHLDSQYIGVYDPEALQMVAKAAQLLGRERAIVIHGAGGLDEASLQGENKYILVENDRLEEKTIHPEEVGLSVYPNDEIQGGNATENANILLSVLKGEDSAYLDTVLFNAGIALFASKKADSIYDGVELARESITSGSALSKLNNLITFSKKVSEVV from the coding sequence ATGAAGCACTCACTTCATAAAATTATTGAACGACAAGATTTATCCACAGAAGAAATAAAAGAAGTATTTAAACATTGTTTCTCACAAGAAGTATCTGATTCGGAACTAGCAGCCATTCTTATCTCCTTAAAAATGAAAGGAGAAACCGCTGAGGAAGTAGCTGGATTATCTCAAGTTATTCAAGAACATTCTCCTTTCCTACTAAACTTTCATCAACCAGTAATGGACAATTGCGGAACGGGCGGAGATCGTTCTAATAGTTTTAATATCAGTACATGTTCTGCCTTTGTATTAGCTGGAGCTGGTGTCACCGTAGCAAAGCATGGAAATAGAAGTGTATCTAGTCAAACAGGAAGTGCAGATGTCTTAGAGAAATTAGGCGTATCTCTTGCTTTTACTAAAGAACAAGTGAATGAAATGTTAGATAAAAATCAAATTGCTTTCTTATTTGCTCAACATGTACATCCGACACTAAAGCAAGTGGGCAAAGTAAGAAAAGATTTACGAATACCTACTATTTTTAATTTCATCGGCCCATTAACAAATCCTGTCCACTTAGATTCTCAATATATTGGAGTCTATGATCCAGAAGCTCTTCAAATGGTGGCAAAAGCTGCACAACTACTTGGAAGAGAACGAGCAATTGTGATTCATGGGGCTGGCGGTTTAGACGAGGCTTCTTTACAAGGAGAAAATAAATATATCCTCGTAGAGAATGATCGTTTAGAAGAAAAAACCATTCATCCAGAAGAGGTGGGATTATCTGTTTATCCGAACGATGAAATTCAAGGAGGAAATGCAACAGAAAACGCAAATATCTTACTTTCTGTATTAAAAGGGGAAGATAGTGCATATCTAGATACGGTATTGTTCAATGCAGGTATTGCATTGTTTGCCAGCAAAAAAGCGGATTCCATTTATGACGGTGTCGAACTTGCTCGGGAAAGTATTACATCTGGATCAGCATTAAGCAAACTCAATAACTTAATCACATTCAGTAAGAAAGTTAGCGAGGTGGTTTAA
- the trpE gene encoding anthranilate synthase component I, which translates to MSIHYVVEKQPIDRLLPIQVLTQLTSTKKYLLESSFPHEEKGRFSFLGMNPYQEILGFDNRTKICNYTNDEDEWVEQHALHYIKHHLPKAEIDISIPFYGGAIGYIGYDTIRSFEHIGDRLPDERNMPDIHLMLFEDTIIFDHEQDTCYLLVIDTDSSTSRDDLQERLGQLRKIIKKARAATVPIPARYSFTPEMDQDVFEKNVATAKKHIEDGDIFQVVLSQRMKAKVENPETFSLSFYEQLRQSNPSPYMFYMDFNDYLILGASPESLIETTGKKIITNPIAGTRKRGSTNEIDLMLTEELLADEKERAEHQMLVDLSRNDLGKVCEIGSIDIPVYMKIEKYQHVMHMVSEVTGILKSNYSSIDALISCLPAGTVSGAPKIRAMQIINELEQHQRGPYGGGIGFINFQQDVHMALAIRTVIVKDDKAYLQAGAGIVYDSIPTSEYIETLNKAKSFMEVDDHDFINR; encoded by the coding sequence ATGAGTATCCATTATGTAGTTGAGAAACAACCAATCGATCGATTATTACCTATTCAAGTACTAACCCAACTAACTAGCACAAAAAAATATTTATTAGAAAGCAGCTTTCCGCATGAAGAAAAAGGACGCTTTTCATTTCTAGGAATGAATCCATACCAAGAAATTCTAGGATTCGATAACCGTACCAAGATTTGCAACTATACGAATGACGAAGATGAATGGGTAGAACAACATGCCTTACATTATATAAAACACCATCTACCTAAAGCCGAAATCGATATTTCCATTCCATTCTATGGTGGCGCAATCGGATATATCGGCTACGATACGATACGTTCCTTTGAACACATCGGAGATCGATTACCCGATGAACGAAACATGCCAGACATACATCTGATGTTATTTGAAGATACGATCATATTCGACCATGAACAAGATACCTGCTACCTCCTTGTGATTGATACGGATTCATCCACTTCTCGAGATGATTTACAGGAACGTCTAGGCCAACTCAGAAAAATAATAAAGAAAGCAAGAGCAGCGACAGTCCCCATCCCAGCGAGATATTCATTTACTCCAGAGATGGACCAAGACGTATTCGAAAAAAATGTAGCTACTGCAAAAAAACATATTGAAGACGGAGATATTTTTCAAGTTGTATTGTCTCAGCGAATGAAGGCAAAGGTCGAAAATCCAGAAACCTTTTCCCTCTCCTTTTATGAACAACTGAGACAATCGAATCCTTCCCCTTACATGTTTTATATGGATTTTAATGATTACCTCATTCTTGGGGCTTCACCAGAAAGTCTCATCGAAACAACTGGCAAGAAGATCATCACGAATCCAATAGCAGGTACAAGAAAAAGAGGAAGCACGAACGAAATTGATCTCATGCTCACAGAGGAATTGCTTGCTGATGAAAAAGAAAGAGCGGAGCATCAAATGCTTGTAGATCTAAGTAGAAATGACCTTGGAAAGGTATGTGAAATCGGAAGTATTGATATTCCGGTATATATGAAAATAGAAAAATATCAACATGTCATGCATATGGTCTCTGAAGTCACTGGCATTTTAAAATCTAACTACTCTAGTATTGATGCTTTAATCTCTTGTTTACCAGCTGGAACAGTATCCGGAGCACCCAAAATACGTGCAATGCAAATAATCAACGAGTTAGAGCAACACCAAAGAGGTCCTTATGGAGGAGGTATTGGATTTATTAACTTTCAACAAGATGTTCACATGGCTTTAGCTATTCGAACGGTGATCGTTAAAGATGACAAAGCATACTTACAAGCAGGAGCAGGAATCGTTTATGATTCCATACCTACAAGTGAGTATATTGAAACGCTAAATAAAGCCAAATCATTTATGGAGGTGGACGATCATGATTTTATTAATCGATAA
- the trpB gene encoding tryptophan synthase subunit beta: MTTYSFPNTKGKYGEFGGRFVPELLMPAVLELEKAYEDALKDESFNEELQTYLTEYIGRETPLYHAKKLTEHAGGAQIYLKREDLNHTGAHKINNTIGQALLTLRMGKKKVVAETGAGQHGVATATVCSLLGLECIVFMGEEDIKRQKLNVFRMELLGAEVVSVSQGSGTLKDAVNEALRYWVNNVNDTHYIIGSVVGPHPFPKIVRDFQSVIGKETKEQSMKKIGSLPDAVVACVGGGSNAMGMFYPFIDDKEVTLFGVEAAGAGLDTKQHAATLTGGSPGMLHGTFTYLLQDDCGQIEEAFSISAGLDYPGIGPEHSHLHQTKRVTYSSITDEEALEAFQLLSKTEGIIPALESAHAVSYATKLAKEMNPEQSIVICLSGRGDKDVEQVKERLEGEQ; encoded by the coding sequence ATGACTACTTATTCATTTCCAAATACAAAAGGAAAATATGGAGAGTTTGGCGGAAGATTTGTTCCAGAACTATTAATGCCTGCAGTACTTGAATTAGAAAAAGCGTATGAAGATGCGTTGAAAGATGAGAGTTTTAACGAGGAACTTCAAACATATTTAACGGAATACATCGGACGTGAAACCCCATTATATCACGCTAAAAAGTTAACGGAACATGCAGGCGGCGCACAAATTTATTTAAAACGTGAAGATTTAAATCATACTGGTGCTCATAAAATCAATAATACAATTGGGCAAGCACTACTCACGTTGCGAATGGGCAAGAAAAAAGTTGTAGCTGAAACTGGTGCAGGACAACATGGTGTAGCTACAGCAACAGTATGTTCTTTATTAGGATTAGAATGTATTGTTTTTATGGGGGAAGAAGATATTAAGCGGCAAAAGCTAAATGTTTTTCGCATGGAATTGCTAGGGGCGGAGGTAGTCAGTGTCTCCCAAGGTAGTGGAACCTTAAAAGACGCTGTGAACGAAGCGCTTCGCTACTGGGTAAATAATGTCAATGACACTCATTATATTATCGGATCAGTCGTTGGACCTCATCCTTTCCCAAAAATTGTTCGCGACTTTCAATCCGTGATAGGCAAAGAAACCAAAGAACAAAGTATGAAAAAAATAGGTTCCTTACCCGATGCTGTTGTCGCATGCGTTGGTGGCGGAAGTAATGCGATGGGCATGTTCTACCCATTTATCGATGATAAGGAAGTGACTTTATTCGGTGTAGAAGCTGCAGGAGCAGGATTAGATACCAAACAACATGCAGCGACCCTTACTGGTGGCTCTCCAGGTATGTTGCATGGAACATTTACGTATCTGCTTCAAGATGATTGTGGACAAATTGAAGAAGCATTCTCTATCTCAGCAGGTCTTGATTATCCAGGAATTGGACCAGAACATAGTCACCTTCACCAGACGAAAAGAGTAACATACTCCTCGATTACAGATGAGGAAGCACTTGAAGCTTTTCAACTCTTATCCAAAACAGAAGGCATTATTCCTGCATTAGAGAGCGCACATGCAGTTAGTTATGCTACAAAGTTAGCTAAGGAAATGAATCCTGAGCAATCTATCGTTATTTGCTTATCTGGTAGAGGGGATAAAGACGTCGAGCAAGTAAAAGAAAGACTGGAGGGGGAACAATAA
- a CDS encoding phosphoribosylanthranilate isomerase: MFVKICGITSIDTAQAVVDANADMIGFVFAPSKRQLSTSLAEEIANTLPQTIQKVGVFVDEPLENILSIIERVNLDIVQLHGDESIDYQKRIPIPIIKAFPATTEGLNQANQSSAKYILIDSPPLQSSRGGNGVTFNWNILKDQPFTSKLILAGGLNTENIREAIKTVNPAGVDVSSGVETNGKKDAKKIQQFITNVQRKDVLR, from the coding sequence ATGTTTGTAAAAATATGCGGAATAACTTCCATTGATACTGCTCAAGCAGTTGTAGATGCTAACGCTGATATGATTGGATTTGTATTTGCACCGAGTAAGCGACAACTATCCACCTCTCTAGCTGAGGAAATAGCAAATACACTTCCTCAGACCATTCAAAAAGTTGGGGTATTTGTAGATGAGCCTTTAGAGAATATCCTATCCATCATCGAGAGGGTGAATCTTGATATTGTCCAGTTACACGGCGATGAGTCTATCGACTATCAAAAGAGGATTCCAATTCCGATAATCAAAGCATTTCCAGCTACTACAGAGGGATTAAACCAAGCAAATCAATCATCTGCAAAATATATATTAATCGACAGTCCCCCTCTGCAATCATCGCGCGGAGGAAACGGGGTAACATTTAATTGGAATATCCTTAAAGACCAACCTTTTACTAGCAAATTAATATTGGCTGGTGGGTTGAATACAGAGAATATACGTGAAGCTATAAAAACTGTAAATCCCGCTGGTGTTGATGTTTCAAGTGGAGTAGAAACAAATGGAAAAAAGGACGCAAAGAAGATCCAGCAATTTATTACTAACGTACAAAGAAAGGATGTATTGCGATGA
- a CDS encoding nitroreductase family protein — protein MERTELAKLIRERRAIKKGYTNKEVTEDKIKELLEDAIWAPTHGMRQPWRFLFVSQEHLPTFAKKVASTYPVERQENRENYLNEPNAILVVIMEESDIPKQWDENYGAVASMIQNFWLLAWQEKLGVVWKTNPHIYDDNVKDKLNIQENEKIVGFLHLGYFEEIPPQKERISVDDKFETFRG, from the coding sequence ATGGAAAGAACGGAATTAGCAAAACTTATTAGAGAACGACGTGCCATAAAAAAAGGTTACACAAATAAAGAAGTTACCGAAGATAAGATAAAAGAGCTATTAGAGGATGCAATCTGGGCACCCACACATGGAATGAGACAGCCATGGCGCTTTTTATTTGTTAGTCAAGAACACTTGCCTACCTTCGCAAAAAAAGTTGCATCTACTTACCCTGTAGAAAGACAGGAAAACAGAGAAAATTATTTAAATGAACCTAATGCCATTCTCGTTGTAATTATGGAAGAGTCTGATATTCCAAAGCAATGGGACGAGAACTACGGAGCTGTTGCTTCCATGATTCAGAATTTCTGGTTACTTGCATGGCAAGAAAAACTTGGAGTCGTATGGAAAACAAACCCGCATATTTACGATGATAACGTGAAAGATAAATTAAATATACAAGAAAATGAAAAAATCGTTGGTTTTCTTCATTTAGGTTATTTTGAAGAAATACCGCCACAGAAAGAACGAATTTCTGTCGATGACAAATTTGAAACTTTTCGAGGTTAA
- a CDS encoding anthranilate synthase component II has protein sequence MILLIDNYDSFTYNLYQYISEFNKEVRVIRNDAITPNEIRAMHPEAIIISPGPGSPTKAGNCLKIVREVYREFPILGICLGHQVLAEALGGEIKQAKVIKHGKTSPISIKDSQLLHSLQHPIQVMRYHSLIVDRKSLSADYQVTARSLDDNEIMAIEHKQLPLFGMQFHPESIGTKDGKQIIKNFLIQIKALQEDENNEALTS, from the coding sequence ATGATTTTATTAATCGATAACTACGACTCATTTACGTATAACCTCTATCAATATATTTCTGAATTTAATAAGGAAGTCCGTGTTATTCGAAATGACGCAATAACACCTAATGAAATACGAGCCATGCATCCTGAAGCAATTATTATATCTCCTGGACCAGGTTCTCCGACAAAAGCAGGAAATTGCTTGAAGATTGTACGGGAAGTATATCGAGAATTCCCAATACTCGGTATTTGTCTAGGACATCAGGTACTTGCAGAAGCTTTAGGGGGAGAAATAAAACAAGCCAAAGTGATAAAACACGGAAAAACGTCACCTATCTCAATAAAAGATTCACAGTTATTACATTCACTTCAACATCCAATACAGGTCATGCGTTACCATTCACTTATTGTTGATCGAAAAAGTCTATCTGCCGATTACCAAGTGACAGCACGATCTCTGGATGATAATGAGATTATGGCAATCGAACATAAACAACTACCACTCTTTGGAATGCAGTTTCACCCAGAATCAATCGGTACAAAGGATGGAAAGCAAATCATTAAGAATTTCTTAATCCAAATCAAAGCCTTACAGGAGGATGAAAATAATGAAGCACTCACTTCATAA